One window from the genome of Oreochromis niloticus isolate F11D_XX linkage group LG20, O_niloticus_UMD_NMBU, whole genome shotgun sequence encodes:
- the srpk3 gene encoding SRSF protein kinase 3 isoform X2, giving the protein MLIAVGAGSGNPAGTGKKHRRRGKKHRRIRAEENRSDDLCNLQALDADSRVPTAPPQTALPPHESTPDTTTPHGNALACPEDPRSTPDTTTLHEDMSASPEDPRSTPEVTTPHKSASKSPEYPRSASDTTALHENMSTSPDDPRSTPEVTTPHENTSACSEDPYETTTAPHQEPPQEPIRTPPLTTEITALNAPRTPSPPPLQISSPFLGTIISPEEPLVPPQTTLSSYKFCNRSPPAASPHSPHSPSQPLPTVTQSNNTQDSSRSPHRTLQSVTADGQTELYKSPPTSPHTVTHNAFKSPSVSATHPAKAPPTPPLSPSQPDPYLLTSVTFTSSVSSHLYSPLCSSSPSFMRSLDSLGPPISLPPMIPTATHQLTSPPPAMTPPPPELTPPPAQLLGSDDEEQEDPSDYCKGGYYPVDIGDLFNGRYHVVRKLGWGHFSTVWLCWDLQKKRFVALKVVKSAPHYTETALDEIKLLRCVRDSDPSDPYRETIVQLIDDFKISGVNGVHVCMVLEVLGHQLLKWIIKSNYMGLPLACVKTIIRQVLQGLDYLHTKCKIIHTDIKPENILLEVDEVYIRRLAAEATIWQRAGAPPPSGSSVSTAPRDLEIGKLSKNKKKKLKRKAKRQQKLLEERLFDIQRMEEEDGVLQAEDADSIGSLVVNGNTSCSIANSKTSPESNCSWFEDGCNGHAPGRFSSPASGLSGFSSSVMSATSESALSTQSGYSSGREAFSASDFVLSPLDPRNADKIRVKIADLGNACWVHKHFTEDIQTRQYRALEVLIGAEYGPPADIWSTACMAFELATGDYLFEPHSGEDYTRDEDHIAHIIELLGPIPLPFALSGRYSREYFNRRGELRHISNLKPWGLFEVLLEKYEWPLDQAAQFSDFLLTMLELQPERRATAAECLQHPWLQT; this is encoded by the exons ATGCTGATAG CTGTCGGTGCCGGATCCGGAAACCCCGCCGGCACGGGCAAGAAACACCGTCGCAGAGGCAAGAAACACCGGAGAATCCGAGCCGAAGAGAACCG GTCTGATGACCTCTGTAACCTTCAGGCTCTGGATGCTGACAGCAGGGTACCCACAGCACCCCCACAGACCGCTCTGCCACCCCATGAAAGCACTCCAGACACAACCACGCCGCATGGAAACGCGTTAGCATGTCCAGAAGATCCCAGAAGCACTCCAGACACAACCACACTACACGAAGACATGTCAGCATCTCCAGAAGATCCCCGAAGCACTCCAGAAGTAACTACACCGCACAAAAGCGCGTCAAAATCTCCAGAATATCCCAGAAGCGCTTCAGACACAACTGCACTACACGAAAACATGTCAACATCTCCAGATGATCCTAGAAGCACTCCAGAAGTAACCACGCCACATGAAAACACCTCAGCATGTTCAGAAGATCCCTATGAAACCACCACGGCACCCCACCAAGAACCTCCACAGGAGCCCATACGAACACCCCCGTTAACCACTGAAATCACAGCGCTGAATGCTCCCCGTACACCGTCACCACCTCCCCTCCAGATCTCATCACCATTTCTAGGCACAATAATTTCCCCCGAGGAACCCCTGGTACCTCCTCAAACTACCCTCAGCAGCTATAAGTTTTGCAACCGGTCACCTCCTGCAGCTTCTCCACATTCTCCTCACAGTCCCAGCCAACCACTGCCAACTGTTACTCAGAGTAATAATACCCAGGATTCCTCCAGATCGCCTCACAGAACTCTTCAGTCCGTCACAGCAGACGGCCAAACAGAGCTCTACAAATCGCCTCCTACCTCACCACACACGGTTACCCACAATGCCTTTAAGTCCCCGTCAGTGTCTGCTACGCATCCTGCCAAAGCTCCTCCCACTCCTCCGTTAAGCCCCTCCCAACCCGATCCTTACCTGCTTACCTCAGTGACCTTTACGTCCAGTGTCTCCTCCCACCTGTACTCCCCCCTctgctcctcctccccctctttcATGCGCTCTCTCGACTCTCTGGGACCTCCCATTAGCCTGCCTCCCATGATTCCAACAGCAACCCATCAACTGacctcacctcctccagctaTGACCCCGCCCCCTCCAGAGTTAACCCCACCCCCAGCCCAGCTGCTGGGCTCTGATGATGAGGAGCAGGAGGACCCATCAGATTACTGTAAAG GTGGATACTACCCTGTGGATATTGGTGATCTGTTTAACGGGAGGTACCACGTGGTCAGGAAACTGGGCTGGGGACACTTTTCCACCGTCTGGCTCTGCTGGGATCTGCA GAAGAAGCGTTTTGTGGCGCTGAAAGTGGTGAAGAGCGCTCCTCATTACACTGAGACGGCTCTGGACGAGATCAAACTGCTGCGATGT GTGAGAGACAGCGACCCCTCTGACCCCTACAGGGAAACCATCGTCCAGCTCATTGACGACTTCAAGATCTCTGGAGTCAATGGAGTGC ATGTCTGTATGGTTCTGGAGGTTTTGGGCCACCAGCTCTTAAAGTGGATCATCAAGTCAAACTACATGGGACTTCCTCTGGCCTGCGTCAAGACCATCATCAGACAG GTGCTGCAGGGTCTGGATTACCTCCACACCAAGTGTAAGATCATCCACACTGACATCAAACCAGAGAACATCCTGCTGGAGGTTGATGAGGTTTATATCAGGAGATTGGCAGCTGAAGCTACTATCTGGCAGAGAGCTGGAGCCCCACCCCCTTCTGGATCATCAG TTAGCACGGCTCCCAGGGATCTAGAG ATTGGAAAACTGTctaaaaacaagaagaagaagttgaaaagaaaagcaaagcgACAGCAGAAGTTGTTAGAGGAGAGACTGTTTGATATACAG aggatggaggaagaggatggtGTGCTGCAAGCTGAGGATGCAGACAGTATCG GCTCTCTGGTTGTCAATGGCAACACTTCCTGCTCTATAGCCAATAGCAAAACCAGCCCAGAGTCCAACTGCTCTTGGTTTGAGGATGGGTGTAACGGCCACGCCCCCGGACGGTTCTCCAGTCCCGCTTCTGGCCTATCAGGGTTCTCCAGCTCAGTGATGTCAGCAACGTCTGAATCGGCACTTTCTACTCAGTCTGGATACTCGAGTGGACGAGAAG catTCAGCGCCTCCGACTTTGTCCTCAGTCCTCTGGATCCCCGGAACGCAGACAAGATCAGAGTGAAGATCGCTGATCTGGGAAATGCATGCTGGGTG cacaaacactTCACAGAGGACATTCAGACCAGACAGTACAGAGCTCTGGAGGTTCTGATTGGAGCAGAGTACGGACCCCCGGCTGACATCTGGAGCACTGCCTGCATG GCGTTTGAGCTGGCAACAGGAGATTACCTGTTCGAGCCCCATTCAGGAGAAGACTACACCAGAGATGAAG ATCACATCGCTCACATCATCGAGCTGCTCGGGCCGATTCCTTTGCCCTTCGCTTTGTCTGGCAGATACTCCAGAGAGTACTTCAACAGGAGAG GTGAGCTGCGTCACATCTCCAACCTGAAGCCGTGGGGTCTGTTCGAGGTTCTGCTGGAGAAGTACGAGTGGCCGCTGGATCAGGCGGCTCAGTTCAGTGATTTCCTGCTGACCATGTTGGAGCTGCAGCCTGAGCGGAGAGCGACGGCAGCGGAGTGCCTGCAGCACCCGTGGCTGCAGACATAG
- the srpk3 gene encoding SRSF protein kinase 3 isoform X1: MLIAAVGAGSGNPAGTGKKHRRRGKKHRRIRAEENRSDDLCNLQALDADSRVPTAPPQTALPPHESTPDTTTPHGNALACPEDPRSTPDTTTLHEDMSASPEDPRSTPEVTTPHKSASKSPEYPRSASDTTALHENMSTSPDDPRSTPEVTTPHENTSACSEDPYETTTAPHQEPPQEPIRTPPLTTEITALNAPRTPSPPPLQISSPFLGTIISPEEPLVPPQTTLSSYKFCNRSPPAASPHSPHSPSQPLPTVTQSNNTQDSSRSPHRTLQSVTADGQTELYKSPPTSPHTVTHNAFKSPSVSATHPAKAPPTPPLSPSQPDPYLLTSVTFTSSVSSHLYSPLCSSSPSFMRSLDSLGPPISLPPMIPTATHQLTSPPPAMTPPPPELTPPPAQLLGSDDEEQEDPSDYCKGGYYPVDIGDLFNGRYHVVRKLGWGHFSTVWLCWDLQKKRFVALKVVKSAPHYTETALDEIKLLRCVRDSDPSDPYRETIVQLIDDFKISGVNGVHVCMVLEVLGHQLLKWIIKSNYMGLPLACVKTIIRQVLQGLDYLHTKCKIIHTDIKPENILLEVDEVYIRRLAAEATIWQRAGAPPPSGSSVSTAPRDLEIGKLSKNKKKKLKRKAKRQQKLLEERLFDIQRMEEEDGVLQAEDADSIGSLVVNGNTSCSIANSKTSPESNCSWFEDGCNGHAPGRFSSPASGLSGFSSSVMSATSESALSTQSGYSSGREAFSASDFVLSPLDPRNADKIRVKIADLGNACWVHKHFTEDIQTRQYRALEVLIGAEYGPPADIWSTACMAFELATGDYLFEPHSGEDYTRDEDHIAHIIELLGPIPLPFALSGRYSREYFNRRGELRHISNLKPWGLFEVLLEKYEWPLDQAAQFSDFLLTMLELQPERRATAAECLQHPWLQT, encoded by the exons ATGCTGATAG CAGCTGTCGGTGCCGGATCCGGAAACCCCGCCGGCACGGGCAAGAAACACCGTCGCAGAGGCAAGAAACACCGGAGAATCCGAGCCGAAGAGAACCG GTCTGATGACCTCTGTAACCTTCAGGCTCTGGATGCTGACAGCAGGGTACCCACAGCACCCCCACAGACCGCTCTGCCACCCCATGAAAGCACTCCAGACACAACCACGCCGCATGGAAACGCGTTAGCATGTCCAGAAGATCCCAGAAGCACTCCAGACACAACCACACTACACGAAGACATGTCAGCATCTCCAGAAGATCCCCGAAGCACTCCAGAAGTAACTACACCGCACAAAAGCGCGTCAAAATCTCCAGAATATCCCAGAAGCGCTTCAGACACAACTGCACTACACGAAAACATGTCAACATCTCCAGATGATCCTAGAAGCACTCCAGAAGTAACCACGCCACATGAAAACACCTCAGCATGTTCAGAAGATCCCTATGAAACCACCACGGCACCCCACCAAGAACCTCCACAGGAGCCCATACGAACACCCCCGTTAACCACTGAAATCACAGCGCTGAATGCTCCCCGTACACCGTCACCACCTCCCCTCCAGATCTCATCACCATTTCTAGGCACAATAATTTCCCCCGAGGAACCCCTGGTACCTCCTCAAACTACCCTCAGCAGCTATAAGTTTTGCAACCGGTCACCTCCTGCAGCTTCTCCACATTCTCCTCACAGTCCCAGCCAACCACTGCCAACTGTTACTCAGAGTAATAATACCCAGGATTCCTCCAGATCGCCTCACAGAACTCTTCAGTCCGTCACAGCAGACGGCCAAACAGAGCTCTACAAATCGCCTCCTACCTCACCACACACGGTTACCCACAATGCCTTTAAGTCCCCGTCAGTGTCTGCTACGCATCCTGCCAAAGCTCCTCCCACTCCTCCGTTAAGCCCCTCCCAACCCGATCCTTACCTGCTTACCTCAGTGACCTTTACGTCCAGTGTCTCCTCCCACCTGTACTCCCCCCTctgctcctcctccccctctttcATGCGCTCTCTCGACTCTCTGGGACCTCCCATTAGCCTGCCTCCCATGATTCCAACAGCAACCCATCAACTGacctcacctcctccagctaTGACCCCGCCCCCTCCAGAGTTAACCCCACCCCCAGCCCAGCTGCTGGGCTCTGATGATGAGGAGCAGGAGGACCCATCAGATTACTGTAAAG GTGGATACTACCCTGTGGATATTGGTGATCTGTTTAACGGGAGGTACCACGTGGTCAGGAAACTGGGCTGGGGACACTTTTCCACCGTCTGGCTCTGCTGGGATCTGCA GAAGAAGCGTTTTGTGGCGCTGAAAGTGGTGAAGAGCGCTCCTCATTACACTGAGACGGCTCTGGACGAGATCAAACTGCTGCGATGT GTGAGAGACAGCGACCCCTCTGACCCCTACAGGGAAACCATCGTCCAGCTCATTGACGACTTCAAGATCTCTGGAGTCAATGGAGTGC ATGTCTGTATGGTTCTGGAGGTTTTGGGCCACCAGCTCTTAAAGTGGATCATCAAGTCAAACTACATGGGACTTCCTCTGGCCTGCGTCAAGACCATCATCAGACAG GTGCTGCAGGGTCTGGATTACCTCCACACCAAGTGTAAGATCATCCACACTGACATCAAACCAGAGAACATCCTGCTGGAGGTTGATGAGGTTTATATCAGGAGATTGGCAGCTGAAGCTACTATCTGGCAGAGAGCTGGAGCCCCACCCCCTTCTGGATCATCAG TTAGCACGGCTCCCAGGGATCTAGAG ATTGGAAAACTGTctaaaaacaagaagaagaagttgaaaagaaaagcaaagcgACAGCAGAAGTTGTTAGAGGAGAGACTGTTTGATATACAG aggatggaggaagaggatggtGTGCTGCAAGCTGAGGATGCAGACAGTATCG GCTCTCTGGTTGTCAATGGCAACACTTCCTGCTCTATAGCCAATAGCAAAACCAGCCCAGAGTCCAACTGCTCTTGGTTTGAGGATGGGTGTAACGGCCACGCCCCCGGACGGTTCTCCAGTCCCGCTTCTGGCCTATCAGGGTTCTCCAGCTCAGTGATGTCAGCAACGTCTGAATCGGCACTTTCTACTCAGTCTGGATACTCGAGTGGACGAGAAG catTCAGCGCCTCCGACTTTGTCCTCAGTCCTCTGGATCCCCGGAACGCAGACAAGATCAGAGTGAAGATCGCTGATCTGGGAAATGCATGCTGGGTG cacaaacactTCACAGAGGACATTCAGACCAGACAGTACAGAGCTCTGGAGGTTCTGATTGGAGCAGAGTACGGACCCCCGGCTGACATCTGGAGCACTGCCTGCATG GCGTTTGAGCTGGCAACAGGAGATTACCTGTTCGAGCCCCATTCAGGAGAAGACTACACCAGAGATGAAG ATCACATCGCTCACATCATCGAGCTGCTCGGGCCGATTCCTTTGCCCTTCGCTTTGTCTGGCAGATACTCCAGAGAGTACTTCAACAGGAGAG GTGAGCTGCGTCACATCTCCAACCTGAAGCCGTGGGGTCTGTTCGAGGTTCTGCTGGAGAAGTACGAGTGGCCGCTGGATCAGGCGGCTCAGTTCAGTGATTTCCTGCTGACCATGTTGGAGCTGCAGCCTGAGCGGAGAGCGACGGCAGCGGAGTGCCTGCAGCACCCGTGGCTGCAGACATAG